Part of the Panicum virgatum strain AP13 chromosome 4N, P.virgatum_v5, whole genome shotgun sequence genome is shown below.
GCTGTCGAATTCTCGGCACCCGGAAGTTTCTTGAAAATTACTGAACTTGGGGGGTGTGGGTTTCTATCTTTCTGCAGGTGGAGATCCTAGAGTGGTCGACGACGAAGCCGATGTGAGACCAAAAGGTTATTTCCTTGTTATTTCTTGGTTAATTTCTGCCTGAGAGGTGTTGGTTCTTGCTCAATTTTTCCTCTCTCATCTTATCCTCTTGGTCGATTGACGTGTGGTACGGCTGCTGCTTTCGATCCCCCGGCTGCAGGTACCAAAGGCGAGGAGGAGAGCCGGGTGCTGAGCGAGCCCGACCCGACCAGCGGGATGACGGAGCTGACCCCAAACAAGGACGGGGGCGGCCGTAAATCCGACGAGGAGACGTTAGGTGAGGCGTCGCAGTTGAGCGGCACATCATTCCCCCTGTTTCGTTATCGTTGGGGGGTGTTCGCAGTCGCCGGACCCATGATTTGACACTCGGAGCTGAGACGGGGTAATTGGGCTTTGTTCTTGTTCGGATCTCTCATTCAATTTTGGGCTGGATTGTTCACGTCcaggcggcgaggggaaacgggaggagggggaggagcgtgGTCACGCGgcggagaagcacaaagtcacGCTCCCAACCGTTTCCAATTACACCATTCATGACTCCGAGGACACCGAAAATGGCAAGCAAGACGACGGTGCGTACCCTCACTCTGACTTTCGCTTTCCGTGTTGTTCTCCATTGAAGATCCTGATCTGGTTCGGTCTGCCGAAACAGAGATATAGTAATTTCCTTGCTCTGAGTTTCTTCCATTTCACATCTAATTTTGGGATAGTAACCAGCTGGCCCTGGCCATTGTATAGCCGCAGTAGATACAAAATGACACACCCACCCCTatcttaattaaacaagtgCCAATAAAACTGTTTGTTTAACCTCTTTTCACACGATAAAGTAAAATTAGAGAGTGGAAAGATTACGTGTAAAGTTATAGAAGTACGTAAAACCGGCGACTCCAAAGAGAAACGTTTTCGTTGACTCCCGTTGTAGGGTGATTCAAGTTGCATGTTGGGCTTCTTCTctccttttcattttctttaatGTTGAAGCTCATATCATTGATGCCTAATTCTCACGAGTTTCAATCAAACCGGCTCTGTCTCCCTTGCCAACCGTCCGGCTGTTTCTGCCTACAATTTCTATTAAACATCGTGTGTTGTTGACCTAGTACCTTCGGCTTTGCAGGTACAGGTTCTGACCTGCAGGGAAGCAAGCCCCTGTGTGATTTCTCAAACTTTAGAGCAAATGTGTGCGAGATGCGTGGCGATGTTAGGGTTCACCCAAACGCGACCTCAATCATGTTCATGGAGCCTGCCGGTTCGCAGAGAGATGAGCTCTGGAAGATCAAGCCGTACCCTCGGAAAGGGGACGAGTTCTGCCTCAGCCATATCACCGAGCTGACAGTGAAATCAAACAAAGTGGCCCCAGAGTGCACCAAGTACCACGATGTGCCTGCTGTGATCTTTTCACTGACAGGATACACAGGAAACCTGTTCCATGATTTCACCGACGTGATGGTCCCCATTTTCACGACCGCAAGCGAGTTCAATGGTGAAGTTCAGTTCCTCATAACCGACATGGCACTTTGGTGGACCATCAAGTATCACACTGTGCTCCAGAAGCTGTCCAAATACCCACTGATTGATTTCAGCAAGGATGACCAGGTGCATTGCTTCAAGCATGTCATCGTCGGCCTCCATGCTTACATGGAGTTCACAATCGACTCGTCCAAGGCCCCGCACAACTATTCCATGGTCGACTTCAACAGATTCATGCGCGGAGCTTACTCGCTGGGCAGGGACACCGTTACCGTGCTTGGAGAGTACCCCAAGGTCAAGCCAAGATTGCTCATCATCAAGAGGCACCGAACGAGGATGTTCCTCAACCTCGATGAGATCATCGCCATGGCTGAGGAGCTCGGCTTTGAGGTGGTGATCGATGAGGCCAATGTGAGCTCTGACATCTCCAAGTTCGCCAGGCTGGTTAACACGGTCGACGTGATGATGGGAGTCCATGGGGCTGGGCTCACAAACTGTGTGTTCCTGCCACAGAATGCCACGCTGATTCAGATCGTGCCGTGGGGAGGGCTGGAATGGGTATCCCGCACAGATTTCGGCAACCCAGCAGAGCTCATGGGCCTGCACTACAAGCAATACAGCATCAGCGTGGACGAGAGCAGCCTCACGGAGCAGTACCCACGGGACCATGAGATCTTCAAGAACCCTATTGCATTCCATAAGCACGGGTTCGACTTCATCAGGCAGACTTTCATGGACAAGCAGAACGTGAAGCTGGATTGCAAGAGGTTCAGGCCGATTCTCTTGGAGGCTTTGGACAATCTCAACCCATGAAGATTGTGATCGATTGGTTGTTGGGCATGGTAATAGAGGTTCTTGTACACAATCCATTTTTTCCTTCACCATTATTCGTTCCCGTTTAATTAGTACAAAAATTCTTGTTTCTTCTATCCTTACCAGAGAAAATGTCCCCATTCTGGAAATTGAACGATAGAAGCTGTGTACACTGTATAAATTGCTGTAGGTGCAAAGATGGAACGAAATTCATTCAAATCACACATATGGCCTCATCGAAAAATAATACAGTATCAGATGTTTCTAATCCGATTCTTGCTACTTGCTATAGTGCCATGTGCCACCTATCTTCTATCGTCCTGCAAAGAATACAGTATTTTGAGGATGGAGCACCGGTTGACTCAAATGTCTGGTTTAGGCTAACTTAATCGCCGATGTGGTTATAAAGTGATGTGCTGACGTGTCTCTAGATTCATCCAATTATTGGTTAACCGCCTGGCTCCCACATGGTCTCCTTGCAGCTACACGAGGTCTAGGAAAACAAATATAAGACTATTGTAAACATGTGATTGTGCTTTAAGTATGTGGTGGTACTCGGGGCAAGCTAGTTCGCTAGTTCAACAACCAGAGTTTGACCATACCGGACTACAGCTGGCTTGCAAATGGCTAGGCTGGGCTTGCAAATGGCTAGAGATGGAATTCAGATTGGATACGTATGGAATTGGATATAGATAGCACTTTTTACAACATATTAACTTGAATATGAAACAAAAGAATAGCACAAATTCACAACTTTTTATCATATCTTAACTCGAATGCgaattaaaaaaatagcttGGATTCAGAATGGTCTGAGAAAAATAAAATCACTATTCAAATACGGATTGAAGTATATGTGTGTACAACACATGGAGATAAAGAGGATCGCTCGTCCATAAATATTTGAACAATTAAATATACTAGTAAAACGCACGcatttttaaaataatatttaacattattatatattcataaaATATAATGATGGATTATAAAATAGTCTAAATAGAATACATGTGTAATATGTATTTTCAGAAAACCAAGTAAAAAGTACTTTATATTCATAGAAAAATTAATAAATAACAATTTATATTTATAGCAAAAGTTGTATTTTCAGAAAATATAAAACTAATAATAATATAGAGTCAATATATTACtaattaaactaaaataaaAATCTATAATCAATTTGACTCGTATGGAAAGCTAATCTATACTGTACCAACAAGAAGGATTACAGTTTTATACATTTTTTCATATGGTTGCATCTACTCTGTTGACATTATTAGCATAcatgcacctctttaatgttTCCTTGTCATGAAAGTTCAAAGAACTAAGCATATATACATCCTGGCGGTAGCAAGCGAATATATAATTCTTTGCGCGCATTCTTTCCTAGGTTTGTTTCTGGTCATATGCATCATGTCTGGCTTAGCTGTGAAACAAGCTGCCAATATCAAGACCATCCACTGAATTAGTAAGCTTTCAACCCTGTAAATCAACCTTGGGTCCTTCATTTTATCGAACACCTTGCAGGCAGCATCAACTTGGCTGGATCTTACCGTGTTAGGGACCATCTAAATTTGatggattttttttatcttgTAGTGTAATCTGGGGGTCTAGCTGCCGAGAACTATCTCAGTCTGCACATGATAAACAGAGAAAAACGGATAGAATCAAAATTTAGGAAGATTCAAATCGTCAATGTAACACAAGTCACAACAAAATTCATGAAGCATAATATGGAAAACAAGACATCACAATACTTAGAAATAAGAAGATAAGTAGCTTAGGGGTAAGGGGTGAGTACGAATTCAAAATTACCGAGAATTTTTATCAAAACGGTCACTATCGATAAACATGATTATCGGttttcttggaatttttcgccgAGAATTTTTTCCCGAATACAACAAAATTCATGAATCATAAAAACCTTCAATAGGAGCTGCAATTTTAGAATCGCAGAGCAAACTATGCTGATCGCTGCCCTTCAAGGACAATGGGTCCACACGACCACACCAGCCCATGCTCTCCTCTCTGCCTCTTCGTTTCACCTCCAGCACCGCCCACAGCACAGCAGCCTCTGTGCAGCTGCGCTCGCTGGTCCGATCCACATCCTCACTCAACTGCACGTGCATCGGTTGCTGCGCTTAGCCCTGCTAATCAAATGGGTTTAATGGATTGGGTTTTGATATGGATTATATTTGGGTGGATTCAAATGGGTTGTATTAACTAATGGGACGGGGTGGGATGGGTTCTATGTAAATATGaattggagtggattgggtggaCTGAAATGGATTCATTATGCAAAacagtataactatatataaatatcgGTCCtataagagccggaccctagaaataaaacctcgcgttcatattataaaattttatcgaaatttaCTGAAATTTGTTATatatgactcagtatgactaggagctactctgtgcaaagcagtgtggctagaattacacgtgggtcccacatcaagagccggaccctagaaataaaacctcgcgttcacactataaaattttatcaaaattgactgaaatttgttatagatgactcagtatgactaggagctactctgtgcaaagcagcacGTGGATctcacgtcaagagccggaccatagaaataaaacctcgcgttcacactataaaattttatcaaaattaaccaaaatttgttggagatggctcAGTATAACTgatagctactctgtgcaaaacggtgtggcaAAATCTACactatagtttttttttgagaaacaggattttattgggttgtaaccatagtttggctaatagtttattacatcatgagctgaaatgtttgggttggattggtttgtggtggtggtggtttggtGTGGTGTGGGTAATATTAATTTCTCTAATAAGAATGAATTGGTGTGAGTTTAGTTTGATTTCCAATCCATTTGCAGGGCTAGCTGCGCTCCTTGCGGCCTCGcctcacctcgccgccggccacagtgCGGCCTCCCCTCTGTTTGCCACCGGCTACCACGCGGCCTCGCCTCCGCTCGCGCAGAGGAAGGCATCGACAGAGAAGGTGCGGCCGTGGGCGTCGAGAGCATGCGCGCCGAGCTCCAACGCCTCATCCCGCGTGCGCGCGGCTGTGGCGAGCCTGCTCACCGTCCCCCGCATGATCTCCCTCCAGCGCAAGTCCCGCGTGCACATGCATAGCATCGATCGGGGTATCTGCTCGACCCGCAAATGCAGCTACAGGCTTCTAGTACAAGCATAGCACGGGCCGCAAGAACATAAATGTACACAGATTCAAGCAGCAAGAATGGATAAGGTAGCCCGCTTATGGGAGTGTGTGGAACCTTACGATGCCTTCGGGGTTGGGCGGGAACCAGGTGGCCCGCAGCAGCGGTGCGGTGCGCAGCGGATCCATGCTCCGTGCCCACGACGGCGAGCACATTGTCCCTGTCGGTGGCAGTGTAGTTGCGGCTAGGTGCGAGCACCTTGTCCCTGTCGGCGGTGTAGTTGCGGCCAGGAAGGAGCACCCTAGCAAGGACCGGAATGAGtactcgccgcggccgccgcggcgggatTGGGGTGGTGGAGCGTTGCTGCGGCTGCTTCTAGGAGGTTCCAGAAGGAGGGAGGCGGAGCTAGTTGTGGGCGGGACTGCGGGTATGACCTCAGATGAGAAAAAAGTTGCTTTTCGACAGCTCTATCATGCTATTTCTAGAGTAAACTCGCTCTATATCATTGAAAAATATAACTCATTCTTTGTGTGCCACTGAATGACATGTAGCGGATTTTTTGTGTCTATGACATGTGGGATCAATGGCACATAAGGGATGAGTATAACTTCCAGTGGCATAGAGAGAATTGACTCCTATTTCTATGGTTCTACATCCTCTCTCGACCCTGACAGAACAGATCCAGCGTGAGGGGTAAGGTGAACCTAATTTGGATGAGAAAGGTTTTCAGTTTCTTTCGATCcttatatagatatagatagatgaaaataaaaaaaatataaatatattgacactccttagcctaaatgAATTACTTCGCAAGCGCACatagaccgattgtagctttcaacAGGGAGTATATCCGAGATATCGAATGCAAGGAACAATAAGTTTCGACTAGTGGTCTAGAACGATTCAGCCGGACCTGCCAAGGAGAAGAGGTACGAGGGTAGAGGGTTTAACTCTGGATAGATTTCCTAATTACTAAGCTATCCTGATATATTACTAACTTATCTGCTTTggcggcctaagagaaggactcagactgaggtgagaagggagtccaacgtccGTCGGCGtgtactgctatgaaaacacccgaacgtggtggactatgagtgatggacaaggctgtcaccacttgccaccTACCACTacagtaccgtggggtggaacacaacccgagaTAGCTAACCAAGCAAGGGCACCACACCCACAGCTATCGAGCTACTTACTCCTACCGTACACTTGGGCAGAAAGtaacctcaaataagtagaacttgctacttacgcagactcaggatctcacagatcaaagaaagtaactaaacaagtaacttaagtaaaaagtaaaaCTGACGAGATACTGAAGATAAACAAGAAACTTACTTGGATATAAATTCCCCTGAGGTGGCTTACAAAAGTAGGGTAAGGCTGAGAGAACTCGACTCTGCCCCTTTAGCTCGCCTTccgccaaagctctcacctcacactctccctatttctACTAGAGGATGAACTAACTTTGAGACTCTCTTGCTCCAAGTGGTGTATGCTACAAGTGAGGGGTGAGGGCCTTTTATAGTAGCTCCATGTCGGTTCTGCAGCAATGCCTCACTTGTACGCGAAGTAGGTCGGCAGCTTAGCTTCCATGCAAAGACTGACAGCCAGAAGCTGAAATGTGGGGCCAGGCGGCTTGGCCTAGGCCGTCCGGCCTAGCCCTGGCACCACATGGCACCGCCTTCCTCTAGGACGGTCATGATCTGCTCTGGAGGTTGGTGCTTCGGGTAATTGGTCCAAACGCTGATTTCTTGAGCCGGGTGGCCTGGGCAAGGCCGGACGGCCTGCCCCCGGGGCATCTTGACCATCCGTTGCACCGTCATGATCCTCAACGGTTGGATATTGCTCATGGAGGTTGTTCCGGGCTCGACACGTCTCGTTCTCTGATTGTGGCCTCGGATTCCCCTTTGTTGTTTAGGGATTCAAGCCTTCCGGTTCCAACTTGTGAATTCTAAGTTATTTTCTATTGGATTGGCCTGGATTCTCCCTCAAGATCACTCTGGTAAAGTTTCATGCCAAAATTTCACAGTTGATACACCGATCGGCCGGACTCGGGCCTTCCGGTCTAAATGTTGTccgttttggctcaattttggatatgttgttcctgagatcaaatatacaccaaaacttatggaactcATTAGATATAATAGTTATGGCATGATTATGTCCtatgtttcatgaaatcaggcgaAGCGTTGGCGGCGAAACTTAccgatatcgaccgccaacaatcaataaataaataattaaagtATATAGATAAGTTTCACCAACAAAATTGATAAACTTAAAGCATTTAAAATTTACATGATTAGTGATATTAAGACTAAAAAACAAAATCATTATATATCACTAGTAATGTTAAGACTATTGTCACTGTCCATGAATCATAATAACTTTAAATAGTTTCATCAATATATCATTAGTAATACTAAAATCAGTATAATTGTAATGTAGGGTACATTCAGGGATGCAAATATTGTCGAATATGAATCAGAAATCGAATAGAGGAAAATAATAGAAAAATGAATTCAGACCACCACTTTAGTACTATATTAAATGTGATTTGAATATGTATATCCATGTTCACCTTTTAGCGGGTACGAATATCAAATAATTAAGACATCTGTATTCACAATTGCCCCCAACCGCCAAGCTAATTTAGCATTCGCTCGCTGGAAGTGAAACCAACGCGCGATGTGCACATGTCCAGCTCCACCAAAGATGTGCTCCCCCTTCGCGCTCCGTAGTCCGTACCCTTCCTAGATTCCCGTTCCTTTCACTCCCGCCCCTTCCTATGTATTTTCTACCAAAaataacattttttttgttccacTTACTTTTGCTTTTCGAATTCTTGTACTTCGAATTttgtttttacttttttttttcttgaattttgTTTCAAAAACTTGTTCGTGCATGTTCATAAATTTTGTGGACAGGTTTGGTTCTTCAAATTTTGTTAAAAAGATTGGCCTCCAAATTTTGTTCCTAATTTTTCTGGCTGAATTTGTGTTTCCAAAAGTTTGTACATGGTTCTGTTTACATAAATTTATATAATTGTataaatgtttgtatatattttttataaaatatgCTAAAAAGTTATCTACGATAAAACTTGGTCGTGCATGTTCATAAATTTGTTGCTGTATAACTATCAAATGATAATTTTTCAGCACATCTTTTTATATGCATAACTTTTATCCATAATTTTTTCCAAACAACATGTTACAAGATAATTTTTTAACATAACTTTCACGACACGTACAACTTTTAGGCATAACTTGTTTTATCTACTTACTTAAGTGTAATTTTAAACATAACTTCTATGTGAATGTTATTAGAAAACTTCTCACACAACTTTGGTACATAAGTTCGCCATACATATTGTTAAAATACAAATTCTCAAGATAACTTTTTAGCATACTTAATACGAAATATATGTCGAAAGAACATTTTGGAAACACAACATAAAAGATGTTAAACAAAGACTGAAAAAAAGATAATACTAGGTATCATATAATGCAAAGGAAAAAAAGGTTAGAAAGTTTTTGCCGAGCCGCACGCTCCCCGCCCAATCTTCTAGATGAAAGAAAGGAACGAACCATTGGGTGGGGATCAGGAATGAATATAGAAAGGGTAGGGACCACTGGGGCCTGTGGGGACCACAAAACCTACTATATATGGGATGTCGGAATTCGAGTGCTAGTTCCGTTCCCAGCGCGCGGGCGCTAATTAGCGGAGCCCAACGATATGTATATCCATGTTCCGCATACCACCTAGCGTGGCATCCAAGGTGACGCAGCTAACTCTTGCCACATTGAGCCCAGTGTTTCCCAATGGAATAACATGATGTAGAAAAGGAAATATCAACCATTAATGTCCTCTCTGTATGAAACAGGTGATCACCATTCACCAACAAAATGCATATCACTTACTATATGTAGTATCGAGCATCATTGCCAGTTTTTGAACCAAATAAAATCGAACGCTCCAACCCTCTAGGATTTCAAGTTATGGTAATCCAAAGAAGTAATTTTTAAAAGAGTAAAATGCCCccaccatacaacaacttgCGTAACTATATCACTTTAGTCCAAGTTGCTAAATTTGCAAACGGATACATGAACTTGTCAAATATGCACATATACGGTCACATGTATGCCATGTAGACATATTTTGCCTTCGTGACCTGTGACGGAACCAGAAGATTTATCATAGGGGGAGGGGGACAAAAATGATCGGTGTCTCATAATATATTATAAAAGAACCTacataaaactaattgtatGCAAGCTATTTTTTTGGTACTTACTCATTTAAAACCCGTTTGGgagttttttttaagaaaacatTTGGGAGGTATTAACTTTGCCTTCATATCTTTTACGAAATACTGGAGAGAGAAAATCATTTTACAAATCGAGACGAATATAAACTAGAAGCAATGTGAAAGCTAAATTCTTTAGCTTCACTAGTGAATCGGTTTTGGAAAAAACCCTCATTTGACCCTTTACTAAGGATTTAGATAATAAAATCTTATAACAGGAGTAAAACCTGTAGAGATGAAAATTTAATTTCACACGATTAATAATCAATAAATAGTTGTCTAGTGCACTCGTACCACGGGGGTTGGTCATCCGCATGTAGGCATCCTACAAGCGATGGATGCCTCGTGCAGATAAGTTATTAACACTCCATCAATTCCTCAATAAACTGATCTTCTTGTATTTCCAGTGCAATTAATTTCTCCTTTTGATTGTCAATCTCATCCAAATTGATAAAATTAATTAGTGGCTCTAAAAGCTATGGGATCTACTAGGCAGCTAGCTATCTTTCTCTCTAAACTTAGGGAGTTTTTTAGACCTAGAAAATTTAGTGGAGTTAGAGGGCCAAAGGTCCCTGCTAACCCCTGGTTTCCGCCATTGTTCGTGATAGGTGATGTGGATGTTTTTATGCATGTAACCTCCTATTTTTTGTCCCTCGTTCTCATCTATATCTTAACTAAACATGAAACTAACTGAGATGCAGGAGGGTACGTCGATTCATAACAAGTACcttattatatatatagttttcaaGCAGCATTGCACAAATATAACAATATAAATTTCATTTTAATACCAATCAGGGGCGGGCTCCATTGAATTCGAAGGTACTTAGTTGAATACCCTTTATTTTTTATCAAAAGTTTTATATATATAGTGTATTCTATGTATatgattcaaaaaaataaaaatgacacaacaaacaagagtcTGAATCCCTCTTCTGGCCTAGAAAACCTCAGCAATCCCACTCTCTTCCCCCACTGTCAGCCCACGTACCAACCCATAGGCCAAAATCTCTCATCAGACTGGTTCCCCCCAGGCCCTACGACCAACCTGCCCTCCCTGTCTGCCCTCCCCCCTCCCGGCGGCCCATGCTCGTTGCCCTAGGGCTCGCCACCCCTACCTCCCCCTTCAGGTCGACGTAGAGCTCGCGTAGGCCCGCAGGCAGGCCCACAGTCGCAGGGGCTAGCCCGCAGAAGCTATTCATCGCGCGCACGAGTGGAATCCAATCTATGGCAGAAGGGCGCCAGCGCTACTGTTCATCTTCTCCGATGAGGTTAGTGGTGGCCGGAgctaggggagagggaggggtgttaggtgggcggagcggccgccggcgaggtcgccggcggccggggtggtgaaGGGAGGCAGGGGAgctttagggtttcgggttgcCGGGGTCTAGGGCGGCTCCATGGCCTCTGGCTATAGAAGATGAGGGGGCGGGGGCTGCGgtggcctggcggcggcggctcggccgaCGAAGGGCtaggcggcgcgggagcaccgccggccgggcggggccggacaaccggtggccggcggccggcggccggcggcgggggcgagagaaggcggcggcggcggcggcggtggaccgACGGTGCGATGGCGAGATTGGTTAGCGTGttggtggtggagggcggcggcggagggcgccggAGCCGTGGGTGGCGGTCGACGGCAGGGGCAGGCGGGGCCACTCCGCCTTTGCGATTGTATCAAATCCAATCGCAGAGAGCGATGAATAGACTCCCCGGGCTAGCCGGGCTGCCACATGGGGCAGGAGCGCACACACACCGAGAAAGAGCCAAGAAGCCAGCCAACTAGTCTACTTGTGAACCAAGGTTAGCaggtgttggcgtttcttatgcccgattagaatagatattctgcaagagcacagaatcaccgctgtagcacttcaccttggagtattccagggtatcgtatttttcctcagggaagcactatggtaaagagtatt
Proteins encoded:
- the LOC120669785 gene encoding alpha-1,3-arabinosyltransferase XAT3 translates to MKSGERPKLVRGLRQESRRFRLLVIVVGFFLVSLTFVVISKPDAILFSLNGKLPVEQAPTSILIKQKVNSPPDTSRKTSTDALRGDPRVVDDEADVRPKGTKGEEESRVLSEPDPTSGMTELTPNKDGGGRKSDEETLGGEGKREEGEERGHAAEKHKVTLPTVSNYTIHDSEDTENGKQDDGTGSDLQGSKPLCDFSNFRANVCEMRGDVRVHPNATSIMFMEPAGSQRDELWKIKPYPRKGDEFCLSHITELTVKSNKVAPECTKYHDVPAVIFSLTGYTGNLFHDFTDVMVPIFTTASEFNGEVQFLITDMALWWTIKYHTVLQKLSKYPLIDFSKDDQVHCFKHVIVGLHAYMEFTIDSSKAPHNYSMVDFNRFMRGAYSLGRDTVTVLGEYPKVKPRLLIIKRHRTRMFLNLDEIIAMAEELGFEVVIDEANVSSDISKFARLVNTVDVMMGVHGAGLTNCVFLPQNATLIQIVPWGGLEWVSRTDFGNPAELMGLHYKQYSISVDESSLTEQYPRDHEIFKNPIAFHKHGFDFIRQTFMDKQNVKLDCKRFRPILLEALDNLNP